One Streptomyces mobaraensis NBRC 13819 = DSM 40847 DNA segment encodes these proteins:
- the rpsJ gene encoding 30S ribosomal protein S10, whose product MAGQKIRIRLKAYDHEVIDSSAKKIVETVTRTGASVAGPVPLPTEKNVYCVIKSPHKYKDSREHFEMRTHKRLIDILDPTPKTVDSLMRLDLPAGVDIEIKL is encoded by the coding sequence ATGGCGGGACAGAAGATCCGCATCCGGCTCAAGGCCTACGACCACGAGGTCATCGACTCCTCGGCGAAGAAGATCGTCGAGACGGTGACCCGCACTGGTGCGTCGGTCGCGGGCCCGGTGCCGCTGCCCACTGAGAAGAACGTGTACTGCGTCATCAAGTCGCCGCACAAGTACAAGGACTCGCGCGAGCACTTCGAGATGCGCACGCACAAGCGCCTCATCGACATCCTCGACCCCACGCCGAAGACGGTTGACTCGCTCATGCGCCTCGACCTGCCGGCGGGCGTCGACATCGAGATCAAGCTCTGA
- a CDS encoding PIG-L family deacetylase: MLAGIAAVTAAVATGCSDSGSEKSAPSASPVRAVDPHTTQSFGDARGPLLLQVLAHPDDDLFFMNPDALHMVRAGVPVVSVYVTAGEAIGQNWVEGMPRKERQHHDKAAYSSARHQGLRQAYARMLGKHPFTPWQKSVLSLPGGVKAETNELVAGDRRARLVFLNVAMLSEHSVRLPQLWDQPGAEAKSLVAKGSPCTEVSTYRHSTLVDALATIMDRFRPTVVHTMDPDPDYQVHDATHPKDNDYGACSDHRDHTPTALFTWKALSQWSADTTRREKHPPRFVTTSYRGYYNQRWPHNLPHEIVAQKHELVEAYGGAPDWHCGNDGGCGDYGQGGDRPLKNRKGWIRSTHYRHPGATPTVDSDRSGRLEAYGVLGLHAVRWRETSAGSGRWGAPENLGGGPLAPALTTVKDADGRRLVFALRFSALEGEGRADTREIVVLAQRTPDGPFTGWTGLGNPEHSADRGRRVGVPVAVTDPDGRVHLFVRNAGKGVSTRVRERDGKWGKWRNLGGQDVQEGLTVALDGDRRIHVLGVGRDTVHHWSQDGPGKPMRFLPLDGLPKPAGDPVAAHPGDDGKLVVVYRQPAQSRPQAFRLTGDAGTEELKDSAVRDLVGYGPLTARALPQRGHRDALMVLGKDLEGRAQVLDAASDDAHPTVADRQPVPVATPALHTDGAHRLCVVGLAPDATPWIWRPDLG; this comes from the coding sequence GTGCTCGCCGGGATCGCGGCCGTCACGGCCGCCGTGGCGACGGGATGCAGCGACAGCGGTTCCGAGAAGTCCGCCCCCTCCGCCTCCCCCGTCCGCGCGGTGGACCCGCACACCACCCAGTCCTTCGGTGACGCGCGCGGGCCGCTGCTGCTCCAGGTGCTGGCCCACCCGGACGACGACCTGTTCTTCATGAACCCGGACGCGCTGCACATGGTCCGCGCCGGCGTCCCGGTCGTCTCCGTCTACGTCACGGCCGGCGAGGCCATAGGACAGAACTGGGTGGAGGGCATGCCGCGCAAGGAGCGGCAGCACCACGACAAGGCCGCCTACTCCTCCGCCCGCCACCAGGGCCTGCGCCAGGCGTACGCGCGGATGCTGGGCAAGCACCCGTTCACCCCCTGGCAGAAGTCCGTGCTGAGCCTGCCGGGCGGGGTGAAGGCCGAGACCAACGAGCTCGTCGCCGGGGACCGCCGGGCCCGGCTGGTCTTCCTCAACGTCGCCATGCTCTCCGAGCACAGCGTCCGGCTGCCGCAGCTCTGGGACCAGCCGGGGGCGGAGGCGAAGTCCCTGGTCGCCAAGGGGTCGCCGTGCACCGAGGTGAGCACCTACCGGCACAGCACGCTGGTGGACGCCCTGGCAACGATCATGGATCGTTTCCGGCCGACCGTGGTCCACACCATGGACCCCGACCCCGACTACCAGGTCCACGACGCCACGCACCCCAAGGACAACGACTACGGCGCGTGCTCGGACCACCGCGACCACACCCCGACCGCCCTCTTCACCTGGAAGGCGCTCTCCCAGTGGTCGGCGGACACGACCCGCCGCGAGAAGCACCCGCCACGCTTCGTGACGACCTCCTACCGCGGGTACTACAACCAGCGCTGGCCGCACAACCTCCCGCACGAGATCGTCGCGCAGAAGCACGAGCTGGTGGAGGCGTACGGCGGCGCTCCCGACTGGCACTGCGGCAACGACGGCGGCTGCGGCGACTACGGCCAGGGCGGCGACCGCCCGCTGAAGAACCGCAAGGGCTGGATCCGCTCCACCCACTACCGCCACCCCGGCGCCACGCCGACCGTGGACAGCGACCGCTCCGGCCGCCTGGAGGCGTACGGGGTGCTCGGCCTGCACGCCGTGCGCTGGCGCGAGACCTCGGCGGGCAGCGGCCGCTGGGGCGCCCCGGAGAACCTCGGCGGCGGCCCCCTGGCCCCCGCGCTGACCACGGTCAAGGACGCCGACGGCCGCCGCCTGGTCTTCGCGCTGCGCTTCTCCGCCCTGGAGGGCGAGGGCCGCGCCGACACCCGCGAGATCGTCGTCCTGGCCCAGCGGACCCCGGACGGCCCGTTCACCGGCTGGACCGGCCTCGGCAACCCCGAGCACAGCGCCGACCGGGGCCGCCGGGTGGGTGTCCCCGTGGCGGTCACCGACCCCGACGGGCGCGTCCACCTGTTCGTCCGCAACGCGGGCAAGGGCGTCTCCACCCGGGTCCGCGAGCGCGACGGCAAGTGGGGCAAGTGGCGCAACCTCGGCGGCCAGGACGTGCAGGAGGGCCTGACCGTCGCGCTGGACGGGGACCGCCGGATCCACGTCCTGGGCGTCGGCCGCGACACCGTGCACCACTGGAGCCAGGACGGCCCCGGCAAGCCGATGCGCTTCCTCCCCCTGGACGGCCTCCCGAAGCCGGCGGGCGACCCGGTGGCGGCCCACCCGGGCGACGACGGAAAGCTCGTGGTCGTCTACCGCCAGCCGGCCCAGTCGCGTCCGCAGGCGTTCCGCCTCACCGGCGACGCGGGGACGGAGGAGCTCAAGGACTCCGCCGTCCGCGACCTCGTCGGCTACGGCCCGCTCACGGCCCGCGCCCTGCCGCAACGCGGCCACCGCGACGCGCTGATGGTCCTGGGCAAGGACCTGGAGGGCCGCGCCCAGGTCCTCGACGCCGCCTCCGACGACGCCCACCCGACGGTCGCCGACCGCCAACCGGTCCCGGTGGCCACCCCGGCCCTCCACACGGACGGCGCCCACCGCCTCTGCGTGGTGGGCCTCGCCCCGGACGCGACCCCCTGGATCTGGCGCCCGGACCTCGGCTGA
- a CDS encoding AAA family ATPase: MLVDREAELATLSAALAESARGTGAFAVVHGATALGKTELLHALRTRATEHGFTVRTALGSPTEQPFPYALVDQLVPELALLATESDQDEAQHTVPPHVLRRIYHATLALAADRPLLLCVDDLHYADHASQQCLLYLVRRLRTTRAALVVTEAPHGTAHRTLLAELQYQPRTRHLFLSPLTPRGITRLLAHHLGEPAAARPTAEFHRLTGGNPLLLRALLDDAAATAGTVPRPGAAYRSAVLACAHRSGAEALAVARATAVLGTTDTASAPHPDAPRATGTVPPTSPDSPDTALLAATAALAPRVVPQALAALTASALHDDHHRPRHPAVAEALLADPDLSSAAHTALRARAARALHAQGAPAVAVAAQLMAGAPLGESWEAPALRAAAEEHLAAGDTTLAARYLRCAVFRADDSPQGLADRLATVAVAWRLDPPGVITQLRALAGHARTGLLPPRAILHLVQALLWHGREEDAITAAGTLPDEDADPRYATELAVTRLRLTHTYPGTLPWMPAVLRRPSPAPEPTDPPEPVEVAAARTLHTALTGGDPDAVATAAERVLRTPGIVDHRPDAVVVAIQALVYIDRLDAADAWSDRFLAPRPGFPTPTPVREALLHQTRSFVLLRRGEPAAACEHGAHALDLMPEAGWGTALAFPLAVLAEAHTALGEHDRAAELLDRPLPEATHRTIFTVPHQHARGLHHLALDRPRDALACFVSCGETLRSWGLDTPALAPWRTGAAEAWLALGRPERAVRLLDDRQAAPVHRRPRARAGALRVLAATEPPERRAATLTRALELYRACGDRYGISRTLADLDTAAERHRTPAPAPGVVLTTAERRVAVLAAQGLSNREVAAELSIAVSTVEQHLTRVYRKYRIRHRRELRTRLAAGT; encoded by the coding sequence ATGCTCGTCGACCGCGAAGCCGAACTGGCCACCCTCTCCGCGGCCCTGGCGGAAAGCGCCCGCGGCACCGGCGCCTTCGCGGTCGTCCACGGCGCGACGGCCCTGGGCAAGACGGAACTGCTGCACGCCCTCCGGACCCGTGCCACGGAACACGGCTTCACGGTCCGCACCGCCCTCGGCAGCCCCACCGAACAGCCCTTCCCCTACGCCCTGGTGGACCAGTTGGTCCCCGAACTGGCCCTCCTGGCAACGGAGTCGGACCAGGACGAAGCCCAACACACCGTGCCCCCGCACGTCCTTCGCCGCATCTACCACGCAACCCTCGCCCTCGCCGCGGACCGCCCCCTCCTCCTCTGCGTGGACGACCTGCACTACGCGGACCACGCCTCCCAGCAGTGCCTCCTCTACCTCGTCCGCAGACTGCGCACGACCCGGGCCGCCCTGGTCGTCACCGAGGCCCCGCACGGCACGGCCCACCGCACTCTGCTGGCCGAACTCCAGTACCAGCCCCGAACGCGGCACCTGTTCCTCAGCCCTCTCACCCCCCGCGGGATCACCCGCCTCCTCGCCCACCACCTCGGCGAGCCCGCCGCGGCCCGCCCGACCGCGGAATTCCACCGCCTGACCGGCGGCAACCCGCTCCTCCTGCGCGCCCTGCTGGACGACGCCGCCGCCACGGCGGGGACCGTCCCCCGGCCCGGCGCGGCGTACCGGAGCGCGGTGCTGGCCTGCGCCCACCGCAGCGGCGCCGAGGCCCTGGCCGTGGCCCGCGCAACGGCCGTCCTCGGCACCACCGACACCGCGAGCGCCCCGCACCCCGACGCCCCGCGCGCCACCGGGACCGTGCCTCCCACGAGCCCCGACAGTCCGGACACCGCCCTCCTCGCGGCCACCGCGGCCCTCGCCCCCCGCGTCGTCCCCCAAGCCCTGGCCGCCCTCACCGCCTCGGCCCTGCACGACGACCACCACCGCCCCCGGCACCCCGCCGTGGCCGAGGCCCTGCTCGCCGACCCCGACCTCTCCTCCGCCGCCCACACGGCCCTGCGCGCCCGCGCGGCCCGCGCGCTGCACGCCCAGGGCGCACCCGCCGTCGCGGTCGCCGCGCAACTGATGGCGGGCGCCCCGCTGGGCGAGAGCTGGGAGGCGCCGGCGCTCCGCGCGGCGGCCGAGGAGCACCTGGCGGCCGGCGACACCACCCTCGCCGCCCGCTACCTGCGCTGCGCGGTGTTCCGCGCGGACGACTCGCCCCAGGGGCTGGCGGACCGGCTGGCCACCGTGGCCGTCGCCTGGCGGCTCGACCCGCCGGGCGTCATCACCCAGCTCAGGGCGCTCGCCGGGCACGCCCGTACCGGCCTGCTGCCGCCCCGCGCGATCCTGCACCTCGTCCAGGCCCTGCTGTGGCACGGCCGCGAGGAGGACGCGATCACGGCCGCCGGGACGCTGCCGGACGAGGACGCGGACCCCCGGTACGCCACCGAGCTGGCCGTCACCCGGCTCCGCCTGACCCACACCTATCCCGGCACCCTCCCCTGGATGCCGGCCGTCCTCCGCCGGCCCTCCCCCGCACCCGAGCCCACCGACCCGCCGGAACCCGTGGAGGTCGCGGCGGCGCGTACCCTCCACACCGCGCTGACCGGCGGTGACCCCGACGCCGTCGCCACGGCCGCGGAACGCGTGCTGCGCACCCCCGGCATCGTCGATCACCGCCCGGACGCCGTGGTCGTCGCCATACAGGCGCTGGTGTACATCGACCGCCTCGACGCCGCGGACGCCTGGTCGGACCGGTTCCTCGCCCCCCGCCCGGGGTTCCCGACGCCCACCCCCGTCCGGGAGGCCCTACTGCACCAGACCAGGTCGTTCGTCCTCCTGCGCCGGGGCGAGCCGGCCGCGGCGTGCGAGCACGGCGCCCATGCCCTGGACCTGATGCCCGAGGCGGGCTGGGGCACGGCCCTCGCCTTCCCCCTGGCCGTCCTCGCGGAGGCGCACACCGCCCTGGGCGAGCACGACAGGGCCGCCGAACTGCTGGACCGGCCGCTCCCCGAGGCGACCCACCGGACGATCTTCACCGTCCCCCACCAGCACGCCCGCGGCCTCCACCACCTCGCCCTGGACCGCCCGCGCGACGCGCTCGCCTGCTTCGTCTCCTGCGGCGAGACGCTGCGTTCCTGGGGCCTCGACACCCCGGCGCTGGCGCCCTGGCGGACCGGTGCCGCCGAGGCGTGGCTGGCCCTGGGCCGGCCGGAGCGGGCCGTCCGGCTGCTGGACGACCGGCAGGCCGCCCCCGTCCACCGCCGTCCCCGCGCCCGCGCCGGCGCGCTGCGCGTCCTGGCCGCCACCGAGCCGCCCGAGCGCCGCGCGGCGACGCTCACCCGCGCCCTGGAGCTCTACCGCGCCTGCGGCGACCGGTACGGGATCAGCCGCACCCTCGCCGACCTCGACACCGCGGCGGAGCGGCACCGCACGCCCGCCCCGGCGCCCGGCGTCGTCCTCACGACCGCCGAGCGCCGGGTGGCCGTCCTGGCGGCACAGGGCCTGTCCAACCGCGAGGTGGCGGCCGAGCTGTCGATCGCGGTGAGCACGGTCGAGCAGCACCTCACCCGCGTCTACCGCAAGTACCGCATCAGGCACCGGCGCGAGCTGCGCACCCGGCTGGCCGCCGGCACCTGA
- the tuf gene encoding elongation factor Tu produces MAKAKFERTKPHVNIGTIGHVDHGKTTLTAAITKVLHDAHPELNPFTPFDQIDKAPEERQRGITISIAHVEYQTESRHYAHVDCPGHADYIKNMITGAAQMDGAILVVAATDGPMPQTKEHVLLARQSGVPYIVVALNKADMVDDEEILELVELEVRELLNEYEFPGDDAPVVKVSALKALEGDAEWGQSVMNLMNAVDENIPQPERDVDKPFLMPIEDVFTITGRGTVVTGRIERGVLKVNETVDIIGIKTEKTTTTVTGIEMFRKLLDEGQAGENVGLLLRGIKREDVERGQCIIKPGSVTPHTEFEATAYILSKDEGGRHTPFFNNYRPQFYFRTTDVTGVVTLKEGTEMVMPGDNAEMSVQLIQPVAMEEGLRFTIREGGRTVGAGQVTKITK; encoded by the coding sequence GTGGCGAAGGCGAAGTTCGAGCGGACTAAGCCGCACGTCAACATCGGCACCATCGGTCACGTCGACCACGGTAAGACGACCCTTACCGCGGCGATCACCAAGGTGCTGCACGACGCGCACCCGGAGCTGAACCCCTTCACGCCGTTCGACCAGATCGACAAGGCGCCTGAGGAGCGGCAGCGCGGTATCACCATCTCCATCGCGCACGTCGAGTACCAGACCGAGTCGCGTCACTACGCCCACGTCGACTGCCCGGGTCACGCGGACTACATCAAGAACATGATCACCGGTGCCGCCCAGATGGACGGCGCGATCCTCGTGGTCGCCGCGACCGACGGTCCGATGCCGCAGACCAAGGAGCACGTGCTCCTGGCCCGCCAGTCCGGCGTTCCGTACATCGTCGTCGCCCTGAACAAGGCCGACATGGTGGACGACGAGGAGATCCTGGAGCTCGTCGAGCTCGAGGTCCGTGAGCTCCTCAACGAGTACGAGTTCCCGGGCGACGACGCTCCGGTCGTCAAGGTCTCGGCGCTGAAGGCGCTCGAGGGCGACGCCGAGTGGGGCCAGTCGGTCATGAACCTCATGAACGCCGTCGACGAGAACATCCCGCAGCCCGAGCGTGACGTCGACAAGCCGTTCCTGATGCCGATCGAGGACGTCTTCACGATCACCGGTCGTGGCACCGTCGTCACCGGCCGTATCGAGCGCGGTGTCCTGAAGGTCAACGAGACCGTCGACATCATCGGCATCAAGACCGAGAAGACCACCACCACGGTCACCGGTATCGAGATGTTCCGCAAGCTGCTCGACGAGGGCCAGGCCGGTGAGAACGTCGGTCTGCTCCTCCGTGGCATCAAGCGCGAGGACGTCGAGCGCGGCCAGTGCATCATCAAGCCGGGTTCGGTCACCCCGCACACCGAGTTCGAGGCCACGGCCTACATCCTGTCGAAGGACGAGGGTGGCCGTCACACCCCGTTCTTCAACAACTACCGTCCGCAGTTCTACTTCCGTACGACTGACGTGACCGGTGTCGTGACCCTCAAGGAGGGCACGGAGATGGTCATGCCCGGCGACAACGCCGAGATGTCCGTCCAGCTGATCCAGCCCGTCGCCATGGAGGAGGGCCTGCGCTTCACCATCCGTGAGGGCGGCCGTACCGTCGGCGCCGGCCAGGTCACCAAGATCACCAAGTAA
- the fusA gene encoding elongation factor G, whose product MATTSLDLAKVRNIGIMAHIDAGKTTTTERILFYTGVSYKIGEVHDGAATMDWMEQEQERGITITSAATTCHWPLENVDHTINIIDTPGHVDFTVEVERSLRVLDGAVTVFDGVAGVEPQSETVWRQADRYGVPRICFVNKLDRTGAEFHRCVDMIVDRLGATPIVMQLPIGAEADFKGVIDLVRMKALVWSAEAAKGEMYDVVDIPDTHVEAADEWRGKLLEAVAENDEEMMELFLEGTEPTEEQLYAAIRRITINSGKGGSTTVTPVFCGTAFKNKGVQPLLDAVVRYLPSPLDIEAIEGHSVSDPDEVVKRKPSDDEPFSGLAFKIMSDPHLGKLTFVRVYSGRMTAGTQVQNSVKGKKERIGKIYRMHANKREEIESVGAGDIVAVMGLKQTTTGETLCDAANPVILESMDFPAPVIQVAIEPKSKGDQEKLGVAIQRLAEEDPSFQVHTDEETGQTIIAGMGELHLDVLVDRMKREFKVEANVGKPQVAYRETIRKAVERIDYTHKKQTGGSGQFAKVQIAIEPLEGDGYEFENKVTGGRIPREYIPSVDAGCQEAMEFGVLAGYPLTGVKVTLLDGAYHDVDSSELAFKIAGSMAFKEGARKASPALLEPMMSVEVTTPEDYMGDVIGDINSRRGQIQAMEDRHGAKLVKGLVPLSEMFGYVGDLRSKTSGRASYSMQFDSYAEVPRNVAEEIIAKAKGE is encoded by the coding sequence ATGGCCACCACTTCGCTTGACCTGGCCAAGGTCCGCAACATCGGGATCATGGCCCACATCGACGCGGGCAAGACGACCACCACCGAGCGGATCCTGTTCTACACCGGTGTCTCGTACAAGATCGGTGAGGTCCACGACGGCGCTGCCACGATGGACTGGATGGAGCAGGAGCAGGAGCGCGGCATCACCATCACGTCCGCCGCGACGACCTGCCACTGGCCGCTCGAGAACGTCGATCACACGATCAACATCATCGACACCCCGGGCCACGTCGACTTCACCGTCGAGGTGGAGCGCTCGCTGCGCGTGCTCGACGGTGCCGTGACGGTGTTCGACGGTGTGGCCGGTGTCGAGCCGCAGTCCGAGACGGTGTGGCGTCAGGCCGACCGTTACGGCGTGCCGCGCATCTGCTTCGTCAACAAGCTCGACCGGACCGGTGCCGAGTTCCACCGCTGCGTCGACATGATCGTGGACCGCCTCGGCGCGACCCCGATCGTCATGCAGCTCCCGATCGGTGCCGAGGCCGACTTCAAGGGCGTCATCGACCTGGTCCGCATGAAGGCCCTGGTCTGGTCCGCCGAAGCCGCCAAGGGCGAGATGTACGACGTCGTCGACATCCCGGACACCCACGTGGAGGCCGCCGACGAGTGGCGCGGCAAGCTCCTCGAGGCCGTGGCCGAGAACGACGAGGAGATGATGGAGCTGTTCCTGGAGGGCACCGAGCCCACCGAGGAGCAGCTGTACGCGGCCATCCGCCGCATCACCATCAACTCCGGCAAGGGTGGCAGCACCACCGTCACCCCGGTGTTCTGCGGTACCGCGTTCAAGAACAAGGGCGTTCAGCCCCTGCTCGACGCCGTCGTCCGCTACCTGCCGTCGCCGCTCGACATCGAGGCCATCGAGGGCCACTCGGTCAGCGACCCCGACGAGGTCGTCAAGCGCAAGCCCTCCGACGACGAGCCGTTCTCCGGTCTTGCCTTCAAGATCATGAGCGACCCGCACCTCGGCAAGCTCACCTTCGTCCGGGTCTACTCGGGCCGTATGACGGCGGGCACCCAGGTGCAGAACTCCGTCAAGGGCAAGAAGGAGCGCATCGGCAAGATCTACCGGATGCACGCGAACAAGCGTGAGGAGATCGAGTCGGTGGGTGCCGGTGACATCGTCGCCGTCATGGGTCTGAAGCAGACCACCACCGGTGAGACCCTCTGCGACGCCGCGAACCCGGTGATCCTGGAGTCCATGGACTTCCCGGCGCCGGTCATCCAGGTCGCGATCGAGCCCAAGTCCAAGGGCGACCAGGAGAAGCTGGGTGTCGCCATCCAGCGCCTGGCCGAGGAGGACCCCTCCTTCCAGGTCCACACGGACGAGGAGACGGGCCAGACCATCATCGCGGGTATGGGCGAGCTGCACCTCGACGTGCTGGTCGACCGTATGAAGCGTGAGTTCAAGGTCGAGGCCAACGTCGGCAAGCCGCAGGTCGCGTACCGCGAGACGATCCGCAAGGCCGTCGAGCGCATCGACTACACCCACAAGAAGCAGACCGGTGGTTCCGGTCAGTTCGCGAAGGTCCAGATCGCGATCGAGCCTCTTGAGGGCGACGGCTACGAGTTCGAGAACAAGGTCACCGGTGGCCGCATCCCGCGGGAGTACATCCCGTCCGTGGACGCGGGTTGCCAGGAGGCCATGGAGTTCGGCGTGCTGGCCGGCTACCCGCTGACCGGCGTCAAGGTGACGCTGCTCGACGGTGCCTACCACGACGTCGACTCGTCCGAGCTCGCCTTCAAGATCGCCGGTTCCATGGCGTTCAAGGAGGGTGCCCGCAAGGCGTCGCCGGCTCTGCTCGAGCCGATGATGTCCGTCGAGGTCACCACCCCCGAGGACTACATGGGCGATGTGATCGGCGACATCAACTCCCGCCGTGGCCAGATCCAGGCCATGGAGGACCGTCACGGCGCCAAGCTCGTCAAGGGCCTGGTTCCGCTGTCGGAGATGTTCGGCTACGTCGGAGACCTCCGCAGCAAGACGTCGGGTCGCGCAAGCTACTCGATGCAGTTCGACTCCTACGCCGAGGTTCCCCGGAACGTCGCCGAGGAGATCATCGCGAAGGCCAAGGGCGAGTAA
- the rpsG gene encoding 30S ribosomal protein S7, whose protein sequence is MPRKGPAPKRPVIIDPVYGSPLVTSLINKILLHGKRSTAERIVYGAMEGLREKTGNDPVITLKRALENVKPALEVKSRRVGGATYQVPVEVRPGRASTLALRWLVGYSRARREKTMTERLMNELLDASNGLGASVKKREDTHKMAESNKAFAHYRW, encoded by the coding sequence ATGCCTCGTAAGGGCCCCGCCCCGAAGCGCCCGGTCATCATCGACCCGGTCTACGGCTCTCCTCTGGTCACGTCCCTGATCAACAAGATCCTGCTGCACGGCAAGCGCTCCACCGCCGAGCGCATCGTGTACGGCGCCATGGAGGGTCTCCGCGAGAAGACCGGCAACGACCCGGTCATCACGCTGAAGCGCGCGCTTGAGAACGTCAAGCCCGCCCTCGAGGTCAAGTCCCGCCGTGTCGGTGGCGCGACCTACCAGGTGCCGGTCGAGGTCCGTCCGGGCCGCGCCTCCACCCTGGCGCTGCGCTGGCTGGTCGGTTACTCCCGCGCCCGTCGCGAGAAGACCATGACCGAGCGCCTCATGAACGAGCTGCTGGACGCTTCGAACGGTCTCGGCGCCTCGGTCAAGAAGCGTGAGGACACGCACAAGATGGCCGAGTCCAACAAGGCCTTCGCGCACTACCGCTGGTAG
- the rpsL gene encoding 30S ribosomal protein S12, translating into MPTIQQLVRKGRQDKVEKNKTPALEGSPQRRGVCTRVFTTTPKKPNSALRKVARVRLTSGIEVTAYIPGEGHNLQEHSIVLVRGGRVKDLPGVRYKIIRGSLDTQGVKNRKQARSRYGAKKEK; encoded by the coding sequence GTGCCTACGATCCAGCAGCTGGTCCGAAAGGGCCGGCAGGACAAGGTCGAGAAGAACAAGACGCCCGCACTCGAGGGTTCGCCCCAGCGTCGTGGCGTCTGCACGCGTGTTTTCACGACCACCCCGAAGAAGCCGAACTCGGCCCTGCGTAAGGTCGCGCGTGTGCGTCTGACCAGCGGCATCGAGGTCACCGCTTACATTCCGGGTGAGGGCCACAACCTGCAGGAGCACTCCATCGTGCTCGTGCGCGGCGGCCGTGTGAAGGACCTGCCGGGCGTTCGCTACAAGATCATCCGTGGCTCGCTCGACACCCAGGGCGTCAAGAACCGCAAGCAGGCTCGCAGCCGCTACGGCGCCAAGAAGGAGAAGTAA
- a CDS encoding DUF397 domain-containing protein translates to MSRALDLSSVAWRKSSHSGSGDNSGGNNCLEVAVGNNGLVVPVRDSKRPHGPTLLIPAPAWAAFLTDLRS, encoded by the coding sequence ATGAGTAGAGCACTGGATCTAAGCTCCGTGGCTTGGCGGAAGAGCAGTCACAGCGGGTCGGGCGACAACAGTGGCGGCAACAACTGCCTCGAAGTCGCCGTTGGCAACAACGGTCTTGTTGTCCCCGTCCGCGACTCCAAACGCCCCCACGGCCCCACCCTCCTCATACCCGCCCCCGCCTGGGCCGCCTTCCTCACCGATCTCCGAAGCTGA
- a CDS encoding helix-turn-helix domain-containing protein, which produces MAKADGESRYCQPKFGWRFFGRELKRRREAAKLSQDELGRRVICSGSYIGQFEKALRKPQLEIAVRLDAVLGTDGLFARMCEELIDNPSYADCFREVAYLQGLATSIREYAPIFVPGLLQTAAYARAVFLGGHPFASEEDIESRVTNRLARARILRDPTKPLLWALLDESVIRRKVGGAAAMHEQLSHIAALVRRRHIGLQVLPFDAGAPLLDGALTLMAFEDVPPVAYSEGHLSGNLLDDPSVVEECERSYDFATAVALSPAESLSLITSVAEEYGHE; this is translated from the coding sequence ATGGCCAAGGCCGACGGTGAGTCGCGGTACTGCCAGCCGAAGTTCGGCTGGCGCTTCTTCGGCAGGGAACTGAAGCGTCGGCGCGAGGCCGCGAAGCTGTCGCAGGACGAACTGGGCAGAAGGGTCATTTGCTCGGGCTCGTACATCGGTCAGTTCGAGAAGGCGCTTCGCAAGCCTCAACTGGAGATCGCTGTGCGGCTCGACGCGGTGTTGGGGACCGACGGGCTGTTTGCGCGGATGTGTGAAGAGCTCATCGACAACCCGTCGTACGCCGACTGCTTCAGGGAGGTGGCCTACCTCCAAGGGCTGGCTACCAGCATCAGAGAGTACGCCCCGATCTTCGTGCCTGGCCTGTTGCAGACGGCCGCCTATGCGCGCGCCGTCTTCCTTGGGGGCCACCCTTTCGCGAGCGAAGAGGACATCGAGTCTCGGGTCACGAACCGTTTGGCGCGGGCTCGCATCCTCCGTGATCCAACAAAGCCCTTGTTGTGGGCTCTCCTCGATGAGAGCGTCATCCGTCGCAAGGTAGGGGGTGCTGCCGCGATGCATGAGCAGCTTTCGCACATTGCCGCATTGGTGCGTCGGCGCCACATCGGGTTGCAGGTATTGCCGTTTGACGCGGGTGCTCCCTTGCTGGACGGCGCGCTCACGCTCATGGCGTTCGAGGACGTACCACCGGTGGCGTACAGCGAAGGGCACCTGAGCGGAAACCTCCTGGACGATCCGTCCGTAGTGGAGGAGTGCGAACGCTCCTACGATTTCGCTACGGCCGTCGCGTTGTCCCCAGCCGAGTCCTTGTCGCTGATCACGTCGGTTGCAGAGGAGTACGGACATGAGTAG
- a CDS encoding DUF6255 family natural product biosynthesis protein, with protein sequence MSAGSARGVRTTTGRLVRNCAHREGWSAAPDGVRRCVSCGVERYGAYGPLRLPKERNPLTAKTGTERAAAAATAIAALGTRFLEERARLLRHRRVAVAA encoded by the coding sequence ATGAGCGCGGGAAGCGCGAGGGGCGTCCGGACGACGACGGGCCGGCTCGTACGGAACTGCGCGCACCGCGAGGGCTGGTCCGCGGCCCCGGACGGAGTCCGCCGCTGCGTCTCGTGCGGCGTGGAGCGGTACGGCGCGTACGGCCCCCTGCGGCTGCCGAAGGAGCGGAACCCGCTGACCGCGAAGACGGGCACCGAGCGCGCGGCCGCGGCGGCGACGGCGATCGCGGCGCTGGGAACCCGCTTCCTGGAGGAGCGCGCCCGCCTCCTCCGGCACCGCCGAGTGGCGGTGGCCGCATGA